The Dyella sp. 2HG41-7 sequence TTGGTTACACCATCATTCCCGCCATTCTGATTGGCTTGATCGATGTGCGTCAGGTGCGAAGCACCACGCAAACGGCGATTCTCACGGCGCGCTATGGCATTACCAATCGCATGGAGTTGGAAGTGCGCGTGCCGTATGTGGATTCGCATACGGATACGGTGAGCCGCGAAGTGCTGACGGGTTCTGCCGAAGACAACGTCTTCAGTTCGAGTGGTAAAGGGCTTGGCGATATCGAGGCAACGCTCCGTTACCAGATCAACAACGGTGGCGCGGACAAACCGTATTACATCGGATGGTTGCGATTCAAATCGCGCACCGGCACCGATCCTTTTGAAGTGGTGACCGACTGCGTGACACGCTGCGTGCAAAATCTCACCGGTACCGGGTTGCCACTTCGTCAACCGACGGGCTCGGGCTTCTACACCATCCAGCCTGGCGTTACGTGGTTGCTACCGTCAGATCCCGTCGTGCTATTCGGCAATCTCAGCTATCTCTACAACGTCGAGCGACATAATGTGTATGAAAATATTCTGCTGGGCGGCAGGCAGTTTCTCGGTAACGTAAAGTTTGGCAACGAAGCCGATATCAGCGTCGGCATGGGCATGGCGTTGAACGACAAGACATCGCTCAGTATCGGCTACGACCAGACCTTTGTCGGAGAGACGCGCGAGTCGGGTATCAAGATCCCCGGATCGACGAAGGTGTGGCTCGGTTCGTTGTTGATCGGCGGCTCGTATCGCTTTAGCGAAAAGCGAACCTTAAACTTTACGCTCGGCGTCGGTGTCACGCGCGATACGCCGGATGCGACGGTGATCGTTCGTGTGCCCATGATGTTCTGATCGTTGCGTTCGCTGAAATTGTTTGTAGCGCGGCGCTCAGTTCTTTCGGCGTTGATTGAGCAGATAGCGCCCGCCGCAAACGATCAGCACAAGGCCCAGCTCCAGCGTGTGCTTCATCCAGCCGTGCGCATCGAACCATGCGCGCCATAGGATTTCGTGGCTGATCATGCGGCCTGCGGTCCACGCAACTGCCGCGGCGCCGGCATAAACGATGATGGGAAAGCGATCGATCAATTTCAAAATCAACGTCGATCCCCACACAACAAGCGGAATGCTGATCAACAAGCCGATCACAACCAGACCCATGTGACCCTTCGCTGCGCCGGCGATGGCGAGCACGTTGTCCAATCCCATGAGTACGTCGGCGATGACAATCGTGCGTAGCGCCATCCAGAAATTGGCTGCGTTCGCGACGGGTCGATCTTGCGCGTGCTCGGGCGCGAGCAATTTCCAGGCGATGGGCACCAGCAGCAATCCGCCGACCAGCATCAGACCCGGTAGCGCAAGCAGATACACAACCAGCACCGTCAGCGCGATGCGCACGCCAATGGCGCCGACAGTGCCCCATAGCACCGCGCGCTTCTGCACATCTCGGGGCAGATTGCGCGCGGCGAGCGCGATCACGATGGCGTTGTCGCCAGCAAGGACCAGATCCATCAGGACAATGGTCAGCAAGTCGGAAAGCAGGTGCGTGGGGAAGATCATGTGGATGCCTTGCGCGCCGGACTCAAGCGATGACAACGGACGCGCGCGGGTCCGCTATCACCGCAAAAGTCTCGTTCTTGGCCAGGACCACCGCGGCAACCGGAGCGATGCTTCGCCCGTGATGACGACTGCCGCGCGGATGCGGTATGCCGCACCCGGAACTACTCCCCTTTGGGATGAACCCTGATTCTCGGCAATGAACGGCGATGGGGTCAAGTTTTGGCTGGAAAAGGCCACGTGGGGTAGGGCAGTCATCGGTCGCCACCTCTTCAACACGGCGGCCGGCTACAATATCCGTTTCCCTTAACCGCGAGACCTCCCCATGAGTGCGCACGATATCCGTTCGGCCAAGCGTCCCGATCCCGATCAACCCATGGTCGACATCGCCAAATACGTTGCCGACTACAACATCGACTCGACCGAGGCCTACGACACCGCGCGCTACATGCTGCTCGACTCGCTGGCGACGGCGATGATGGCGATGAAGTTTCCGGAATGCGTCAAGCACCTCGGCCCCCTCGTTCCTGGCGCCACGTTGCCGGGCGGTGCGCGTGTACCGGGTACGAGTCACGAGCTGGATCCGGTGCAGGCGGCTTTCGCGATCGGCACGCAGATTCGCTGGCTCGATTTCAACGATACGTGGCTGGCGGCCGAATGGGGTCATCCGTCCGACAATCTGGGTGCGATTCTCGCCGTCGCCGATTACCTCAGCCGTAAAGCGGAGCGCGAGGGCGGCAAAGCGCTGACGGTGCGAGATGTGCTCGGTTATGCGATTAAAGCGCATGAAATCCAGGGTTGCTACGCGCTGCTCAACAGCTTCAACCGCGTCGGTCAGGATCACGTGATTCTCGTGCGTCTGGCCTCGACCGCCGTCGCCACCGCGATGCTCGGCGGCAGCAAAGAGCAAATCATCACCGCGGTTTCGCACAGCTGGATCGATAACGGCGCGCTGCGCACCTATCGCCACGCGCCGAACACCGGACCGCGCAAGAGCTGGGCAGCCGGCGATGCATGCCGTCGCGCCGTGACGCATGCCATCAACGCGGTGTATCGCGGCGTGGTGGATTATCCGTCGGCGCTGTCGGCTAAAACCTGGGGCTATTACGACGTCGCCTTCAAGGGCAAGGCGTTCGAATTCGAGCGTCCGTTCGGCAGCTACGTGATGGAAAATGTGCTGTTCAAGATCAGCTTCCCGGCAGAATTCCACGCGCAGACCGCCGTGGAATGCGCGATGAAATTGCATGCGCAAGTCGCGGGTAAAATCGATCAAATCGACAATGTGGTGATCGAAACGCAGGAAGCCGGTTGCCGCATCATCGACAAGACTGGCCCGCTGGCGAACTACGCCGATCGCGATCACTGCATTCAGTACATGGTCGCCGTGCCGCTGATCTTCGGTCGCTTGACCGCCGACGATTACAACGACGACGTGGCCGCCGACCCACGCATCGATGCGTTGCGCGACAAAATGGTGGTGACTGAGAACCCGCAATATACGAAGGACTATTTCGATCCCGAGAAGCGCTACATCGGCAACTCGGTGCAGGTGTTCTTCAAAGACGGTTCGAGCACGGAAAAGGTTTCGATCGATTATCCAATCGGCCATCGCAAGCGTCGCGCGGAAGGTATTCCGGTGCTGCTCAAGAAATTCGAGGCAGCGATGCGCAGCTATCTGCCGTCGCATAAAGTGAAAGCCATCCTGGACGCTACGGCGACGCCGGCGAAGCTGGACGCCATGCCGATTCAGACTTTCCTTGGTCTCTTCACGTTGTAACGACGCAGAAGGCAGAAAATCTTAAGACAATGAGCAGGATGCCGGTTTGGTGGATTTCAAACCGGCGTCCGGTGCAGTGGCTTAATTGGGGTAACCAGGCCGCTTCCTGACAGGCCTGTCAGCGTTTGTTTTGCAACTCGTTCAAAATTTGTTAAACTCGCCCGCGCCGGGTGCTAGTCGTCGCAGGAAGTTCGTTTATCGCAACTCAAGATTGCGTGGCGGAAGCGATTTTTATTCTTGGCGGGATGAATGCCCTACTCATTAAGAGAAGAGGAGAGACCTGATGAAACGTAAGGGCTTATATTTTTTGATCGCGCTTGCTCTGGGTGGCGTAAGCGCCATTCACGCGCAGGACACCACGCCGGCTGCCAGCAGCAGCGCGCCCGCAGCCAGCAGCAGCATGGCTAGCAGCACGGCGCCGGCATGGCCGAACGGTTTTGACGATCGCTGGTACGTGGCGCCGACCGTCGGCGGCTACTACAACGATACCGACCGCGACACGCGCAGCCGCCAGATCTACTACGGCTTGTCGGTGGGTAAATTCATCGCCCCGAACGTTTCGGTCGAGTTGTTCGTGGACCGCACCAAGCGTCGCGCCGATTCGGCCGTGTTCGGTCAGGGCAACACCTGGTCGAACAACAACTACGGTGTCTCGGCCCGTTACTTCTTCGGTGATGCCAACGCATGGCGTCCGTACCTGTTGGGCGGCGTGATGGGCAGCTACCACCACAACCCGTTCAGCCGCGACTGGGCGCCGGCCGCCGAAGCAGGCGTGGGCGTTTCCAAGTCGATCACCGACAGTGCTGACTTCCGCGTGGAAGCCGGCTACCGCTACGACTGGGACGACAAGACCCTGCCGCAGCACAACGGTTACGGCGACTGGTTCCTGGGCTTCAGCATCGTGGCGAAGATCGGTGCGGTGCCGGCAGCGGCCGCCCCGGCCACGCCGCCCCCGCCGGCGCAGCCGGACTGCTCCAAGCAGTTCCGCAACGGCGTGAACCTGTGCGACAACAAGTGCCCGGATCTGCCGGAAGGCACGATCGTGGGACCGGATGGTTGCCCGCAGAAAGTCGTGATCGACCTGAAGGGCGTGAACTTCAAGTTCGACCGTCCGAAGAAGGGCGAGACCAACATCGAGCCGGCTTTGGCCGTGCCGAGCAGCGACTCGCTGGCGATTCTGGACCAGGCCGTGGATACGCTGAAGCGCTATCCGCAGGTGAAGGTGATGGTCGCCGGTTACACCGACAGCGTGGGCAAGGCCGAGTACAACCAGGGCCTGTCCGAGCGTCGTGCGAAGATCGTGTATGACTACCTGACCGGTCACGGCATCGACCCGAGCCGTCTGGAAGGTCCGATCGGTCATGGCATGAACGACCCGATCGACAGCAACAAGACGACCGAAGGTCGCGCACGCAACCGTCGTACGGAACTGCAGGTTCAGCAGTAATCCGCACGCTAAGCTGTCATGGAAAAGCCCGACCTCTGTCGGGCTTTTCTTATATGGGCGTCGAAAAAGTAAAGAACTGTATCTATACGGTAACTAACGTGCGCTATTTACCTGAACAAAGCTTCACCGATGCTACACATCGCGCGAAAGACTGGCGTGCGGATCACTTAACGGTTTTGCTACACTCTGCCGCGCTTGCTGTTAGGGACACCAAGCAAGGTGGCGAATAAGTCCCCGCATACCTATAAGTTCTGCCGCGCGATTTCCGTCTGGGGTGGAATGGACGCGAACACCAATAATCGAGGAGACACCTGATGAAACGTAAGGGCCTGTATTTTCTGATCGCTCTTGCCCTGGGCGGCGTAGGTGCCGTTCACGCGCAGGACACCACGCCGGCTGCCAGCAGCAGCGCGCCCGCAGCCAGCAGCAGCATGGCTAGCAGCACGGCGCCGGCATGGCCGAACGGTTTTGACGATCGCTGGTACGTGGCGCCGACCGTCGGCGGCTACTACAACGATACCGACCGCGACACGCGCAGCCGCCAGATCTACTACGGCTTGTCGGTGGGTAAATTCATCGCCCCGAACGTTTCGGTCGAGTTGTTCGTGGACCGCACCAAGCGTCGCGCCGATTCGGCCGTGTTCGGTCAGGGCAACACCTGGTCGAACAACAACTACGGTGTCTCGGCCCGTTACTTCTTCGGTGATGCCAACGCATGGCGTCCGTACCTGTTGGGCGGCGTGATGGGCAGCTACCACCACAACCCGTTCAGCCGCGACTGGGCGCCGGCCGCCGAAGCAGGCGTGGGCGTTTCCAAGTCGATCACCGACAGTGCTGACTTCCGCGTGGAAGCCGGCTACCGCTACGACTGGGACGACAAGACCCTGCCGCAGCACAACGGTTACGGCGACTGGTTCCTGGGCTTCAGCATCGTGGCGAAGATCGGTGCGGTGCCGGCAGCGGCCGCCCCGGCCACGCCGCCCCCGCCGGCGCAGCCGGACTGCTCCAAGCAGTTCCGCAACGGCGTGAACCTGTGCGACAACAAGTGCCCGGATCTGCCGGAAGGCACGATCGTGGGACCGGATGGTTGCCCGCAGAAAGTCGTGATCGACCTGAAGGGCGTGAACTTCAAGTTCGACCGTCCGAAGAAGGGCGAGACCAACATCGAGCCGGCTTTGGCCGTGCCGAGCAGCGACTCGCTGGCGATTCTGGACCAGGCCGTGGATACGCTGAAGCGCTATCCGCAGGTGAAGGTGATGGTCGCCGGTTACACCGACAGCGTGGGCAAGGCCGAGTACAACCAGGGCCTGTCCGAGCGTCGTGCGAAGATCGTGTATGACTACCTGACCGGTCACGGCATCGACCCGAGCCGTCTGGAAGGTCCGATCGGTCATGGCATGAACGACCCGATCGACAGCAACAAGACGACCGAAGGTCGCGCACGCAACCGTCGTACGGAACTGCAGGTTCAGCAGTAATCCGCACGCTAAGCTGTCATGGAAAAGCCCGGCTTCTGCCGGGCTTTTCTTTTGTCGGCCGCTCGGCTTTCCTAACGACATGACTGATTTCCGAAAACGACCATCCGCTCCACCATCAGTGAGCCCGCGATTCGGCCTTGCGCGCGTCCTCAGCAAGTGGGGTGTGTGTTCGCGCAGCCAGGCGGAAAAAGCCGTGCGCGAGGGCAGGGTGAGCGTGGACGGCCGCGTCGTGCGCGATCCGGAGCGCGCAACCGATCCCGAGCGTCAGCAAATTTTCCTCGACGGCGAAAAAGTCGCTGCTGCAAAACGCGTCTATATCGCGCTCAACAAGCCGCGCGGCATTGTGGTGAGCGCCGCCGATGAGCGCGGGCGCGATACCGTGTACGAATTATTGTCCGGCTCCGGTCTGCCGTGGTTAGGACCGGTAGGACGGCTCGATAAGGCTAGCGAAGGTCTGCTGTTGCTGAGCAACGACAGTGCGTGGGCGGCGCGGCTTACCGATCCGCGCCATCACGTGGATAAAACCTACCACGTGCAAATCGATGCGATTCCGGAGCAACGCATCCTCGATCAAATGATTCACGGCATCGAGGATAACGGTGAGCAACTTGCCGCAAAACGCGTTTCGCTATTGCGCACGGGCGAGAAACACGCGTGGTTGGAAGTCGTGCTCGACGAAGGCCGCAACCGGCACATCCGTCGCCTGCTGGCAGCGCAAGGCATCAACGTTTTACGTTTGATTCGCGTCGCGATTGGCGATCTTGCGCTTGGCGAATTGACGAAAGGTCATTGGCGACACCTGAGCGCAGACGAGGTGGTACGTCTGGCCGGCGCCGGCGCCGGCGAACGCGCACGCACTGTCACTAAAATGCCGCGTGTTCCCGCACCGCCTGCAAAGTCTGCTCGATCGCGGCGT is a genomic window containing:
- a CDS encoding bifunctional 2-methylcitrate dehydratase/aconitate hydratase, producing MSAHDIRSAKRPDPDQPMVDIAKYVADYNIDSTEAYDTARYMLLDSLATAMMAMKFPECVKHLGPLVPGATLPGGARVPGTSHELDPVQAAFAIGTQIRWLDFNDTWLAAEWGHPSDNLGAILAVADYLSRKAEREGGKALTVRDVLGYAIKAHEIQGCYALLNSFNRVGQDHVILVRLASTAVATAMLGGSKEQIITAVSHSWIDNGALRTYRHAPNTGPRKSWAAGDACRRAVTHAINAVYRGVVDYPSALSAKTWGYYDVAFKGKAFEFERPFGSYVMENVLFKISFPAEFHAQTAVECAMKLHAQVAGKIDQIDNVVIETQEAGCRIIDKTGPLANYADRDHCIQYMVAVPLIFGRLTADDYNDDVAADPRIDALRDKMVVTENPQYTKDYFDPEKRYIGNSVQVFFKDGSSTEKVSIDYPIGHRKRRAEGIPVLLKKFEAAMRSYLPSHKVKAILDATATPAKLDAMPIQTFLGLFTL
- a CDS encoding TerC family protein translates to MIFPTHLLSDLLTIVLMDLVLAGDNAIVIALAARNLPRDVQKRAVLWGTVGAIGVRIALTVLVVYLLALPGLMLVGGLLLVPIAWKLLAPEHAQDRPVANAANFWMALRTIVIADVLMGLDNVLAIAGAAKGHMGLVVIGLLISIPLVVWGSTLILKLIDRFPIIVYAGAAAVAWTAGRMISHEILWRAWFDAHGWMKHTLELGLVLIVCGGRYLLNQRRKN
- a CDS encoding OmpA family protein, with amino-acid sequence MKRKGLYFLIALALGGVSAIHAQDTTPAASSSAPAASSSMASSTAPAWPNGFDDRWYVAPTVGGYYNDTDRDTRSRQIYYGLSVGKFIAPNVSVELFVDRTKRRADSAVFGQGNTWSNNNYGVSARYFFGDANAWRPYLLGGVMGSYHHNPFSRDWAPAAEAGVGVSKSITDSADFRVEAGYRYDWDDKTLPQHNGYGDWFLGFSIVAKIGAVPAAAAPATPPPPAQPDCSKQFRNGVNLCDNKCPDLPEGTIVGPDGCPQKVVIDLKGVNFKFDRPKKGETNIEPALAVPSSDSLAILDQAVDTLKRYPQVKVMVAGYTDSVGKAEYNQGLSERRAKIVYDYLTGHGIDPSRLEGPIGHGMNDPIDSNKTTEGRARNRRTELQVQQ
- a CDS encoding OmpA family protein — protein: MKRKGLYFLIALALGGVGAVHAQDTTPAASSSAPAASSSMASSTAPAWPNGFDDRWYVAPTVGGYYNDTDRDTRSRQIYYGLSVGKFIAPNVSVELFVDRTKRRADSAVFGQGNTWSNNNYGVSARYFFGDANAWRPYLLGGVMGSYHHNPFSRDWAPAAEAGVGVSKSITDSADFRVEAGYRYDWDDKTLPQHNGYGDWFLGFSIVAKIGAVPAAAAPATPPPPAQPDCSKQFRNGVNLCDNKCPDLPEGTIVGPDGCPQKVVIDLKGVNFKFDRPKKGETNIEPALAVPSSDSLAILDQAVDTLKRYPQVKVMVAGYTDSVGKAEYNQGLSERRAKIVYDYLTGHGIDPSRLEGPIGHGMNDPIDSNKTTEGRARNRRTELQVQQ
- a CDS encoding acetate kinase, with the translated sequence MNKMDRCTHRAGRIRPWVYATSCAGLMAFCGVVTAQDASPSKDDASSPAIRQRLAEQGERIEAMRNQIEALQRQLAQQAADYRALRHAVGMDVLDRQRGGNIPAGGANAATLPMPAPDGYADVQATPQQGTTTPTTPVGQAPSENSRPPEVAPIFQQPGVLTPKNKVIIEPTYQFGYSTADRVALVGYTIIPAILIGLIDVRQVRSTTQTAILTARYGITNRMELEVRVPYVDSHTDTVSREVLTGSAEDNVFSSSGKGLGDIEATLRYQINNGGADKPYYIGWLRFKSRTGTDPFEVVTDCVTRCVQNLTGTGLPLRQPTGSGFYTIQPGVTWLLPSDPVVLFGNLSYLYNVERHNVYENILLGGRQFLGNVKFGNEADISVGMGMALNDKTSLSIGYDQTFVGETRESGIKIPGSTKVWLGSLLIGGSYRFSEKRTLNFTLGVGVTRDTPDATVIVRVPMMF